atttaggtTTTATTCGTGATCAAATCTTTTGTTTTGCAGTCAATACAGAAAAAAATCTCTGTAGGCTAccactttgtaaaaaattacgAGCATACAATCAATactaattagtaattaaaaataggtaAGAATTTCACCAGTAATGGCGTCTGTGGCGCCAAGAGTGATCCTACGCGGCCCACCGCTGAGCAAATGGAATGCATTGAGTTACGCGTGTAAGTGGGGAACAGCTCCGACGTGTACATGTAGACAATGTTGTAGGAGAACGTCGCCAGCATCTCGAATGCCATGAACAGCGCCAGTCCCAACCAAGCCAAGCCTGTGGACCGTTAAtaacgtaaatattattaagttttaacaGTGAATTAAAATAGCACAAAGGTTTTATGTATATGATGTAATCTCTTTGACCTCGTTGGATAGTAATTGGTTTATAGCACGGAGTTGGTATTTGTCGATTTTCAGTagggatatacatatatataaaaattgtatttgattgacaTAACTTATACTACTAAGTTTTTTGTTGGTTCGTgttggtagaatctatattcgaACTGGtggtaaaaaatatgaattaacaaTCAATGAATTCCTGTAAAATCACGTTCCAGGTGTGCTTATAAGAACATACTTGAACAAAGTTGAGTTGATTTTGATGAATCTAaccttaaaatgtaaatattgttattctGAACGTTAAAAAATCAGAAAACGACAATCATAATTTTTTGCATTTAAGTTGGATGTGAAAGTAGATTCTACCAAATACTCAGTCGTCACTTTTTCAAAGTAATTGAATAAAGCCGAAACATAATCTGATCTGACGATCTGACGTACCTTTTGGCATAAAAGGCTGCGATATACAGAAAACTCCACCGACAATGAAGGACGCGATCAATGGAAGCTTTCTTTTGTACTTAGCTAGAGCCAGCCAATAGAAGATGTTCGCAGGTATGTCCATTAAAATGAGCAATGCGAAGTTCAGATATTTGTTTCCGTTGATTAGGACAGAGCTGATCATCATACCGTAGTTGATCAGAGTGATCGTGAACCACCAGACCATACATACGAGGAATCTCTGCATCATTATCTTGGATCTAAAGGTCTTCATTAACAATTTCCTGTCGTTCAACTTGTTCGAAGTTTTCTCTTCGCTGTAGTCCAACTTGTTCAATAGATTCTTGTCTATTTTGACATTATTCCTTTTCGCAATCTTTTCTATTAACTTAATGCCTTGCTCTTTTTTCCCCTTACTGAAGAGCCATCGAATACTTTCGTCAAGAAAGAAGGAGTAAGTTAATATAATGAGCGTGGGCGCGTATATGACTCTGAGGAAGTTGCGCCAGTAGGGCACCGTCCAAGCAATAAAGGGCATTATAATTTGACCAACCGTATAAAAGTTTAGTAAAATCATCTGATACAATACCGCGCGTTTTTTTTCAACGATTTCTATACctgttaaaatgaaaaaaaaattaacgtattTGCTGTTAGTAAAATTGAAATACCCAtaagtattttgttatatggttgtttattttattaattatacccTATGGTTGGTTACTCTacgaacagcaatactttatatttctgATAGACATGGAGatacatttttttctgaataatttctagaaatattttaaatttcaataattatttttttaaatgtcgtgtttttaataaaatggaaaCTAACTCACTTAACATAAACATAGGAGATAGTGCGTCACCGATGGCCGCCTCTAGTCCTTCCAAGACAATGTAGAGCCAATAAGAGTTGGCGCAGCTCTTGGCCAGACCGAGCACGGCTCCCATCGTTCCAGCAAATACTGCTGCAGTTTTACGACCAAATCTGTAAATTACTTACACCGAAATGTTTTGTgagattattaatttatttataaacaactaTTTAGATAACAAGTACATATGGATAGCCGTTTTTTATTGCTTCCACTGGTAACAGGGAGGCTTGTACATTTTCCGCACAGatattgatttttgtttttttttttttaatacaaatgtatttaaatcctgaatgtaaattattttccgACGATGTGTTCGTCAAGTTTTGGAtcatatacattaaaatgtttttttttaaatatgtcacAAATCGACCTGTCGGATATCTGTCCCTGAAGTAGTTGCCCCACCATGCTCCCGAAGCAGTGGATCGTACCCACTAGTGTTGCTTTCCAGTCGTTACACGCCAACCCGAACTGTAATCATTTTtaacttactttatattttattatacattttttaattttgatttagtcGTTTAGTCCTGATGACTTTGTGAAAaatacgtgaatattaaccgaagatAGGGGGTACAAATCGGGGTTCTGAATTTACAtgcacttaatttgtgtttacaattcatttcgtgcttgtcggtgaaagaaaacattgtgaggaaacctgcatgtgtccgatgatttgccacaagtgtattcacTAACCCGCATCgtagcagagtggtggaataagcttcttctcctcaaaaaggataggaggccttaaTGCAGCAGCGGGACATAAACAGGTTCtttcattttacataattgGTATAAAGgttaatatctatattataattatgaagagttataattatgttatagttattattagtattataattatgaagagagagagagagaagacactgtaagaaatgttaaccatcgcttatatcgccaatgtgccaccaaccttggtaactaagatgttatgtcccttgtgcctgttattaaatatacctaaaatttaaatatacctaaTCAGAATAATATCAGATAAGATTGTCTGCACAAAACTGACTTTATAGTATATACGTGTGCATAAATACATGTAGACTCTGCTCTGTAACCCTATTTAATTTCGTGGCGGAAAAATCAATACTATGTCATCTCATATTTGAAGCCTCGGGACTTGCAGACATGTGTTAGGTAGTGGACTAACGTGGTAAAGAAGACATGCTACACACGTAAATGGTATAAGTAGCGTTCAGGATCTCGGTAAATTATTTCATGCGTGAGACGGATTTGAAGTTCTCGTAATGAATTCCTAACGTTTatgatgattttatataaaataattttagtttgatCTTcgtcttaaattataaaatcgaaATGAATCTTAAAACGACCGACCACCATGCGGTTCctagataattttatatgtgaAATAGTTTATCAGGACGTACCCATTTGTTATCGCATACCACTGGAATATTACGTTCGAGGCGGACTCGGGCCTCGTGCACCGCGGACCGGTCgcaaaaaatatgcaaatcgCCTCACCGACCAGTATCGGTATCGCAGACCGCAAACAAATTGCCCCCTAGGCTCTcgcattgtttgttttattggaTGCATAGTTCATTTTAGTCTTATTGACTGCATTTGCTAGATCTGATATGTTTTTACTCTGCTGCGTCGGAGCGACGACGACTCAAGATATAATCCTTATACCTTTGGTTACCCCCTGGAACTTAAAAGGCTTAAGTACGATCGATTAGTATTCATTTCAACAAGTAAGGTGTACGACGTAGCAATACGTTAGACGTTCGCATATGTAAACGCTATCATCAAatgtaactacgggcacaaggaTCATAGCATTTACTTCtcaagattaatatttatttcaatgccaATGACATTGGTATCGGCTGCccgatacaataaaaaatcctACTGCGCATCCAATTGTCACTAAATTCTAACCGAATTTAAGTtcgtttcgtttaaaaataaggaaatcaatattaataaataactgacTTAAATGATTAGGTTAATGAAGTGAGGAGCCgtcgttataaatttaatattttgttctgatGTAAATCGATTATAAAAAGGTTATTATAATTCCTATTTTAATTGCGAGATTAAGGTTTTCTAttgtttgaaatttgaaaattatttattgtaattaaaacaatatatatttatataaaataactttatgatTGAGTGttatcaagatttttttatataatattatatacatatagtatatactaatttattttacataattagtaaaatttaataaagatcaAAGTTTAAAACATCTGCTTAACTAATTTCttaaagcaaattaaaatagta
This genomic stretch from Nymphalis io chromosome 17, ilAglIoxx1.1, whole genome shotgun sequence harbors:
- the LOC126774979 gene encoding solute carrier family 22 member 1-like isoform X2 — protein: MCMLALVYSTNSMYNVNYVFAVEDVNYRCQVPECESVITSFAAPWHNITSLDLENEGLKQCFRHPPLNHQCLVFNTNRTTACTEWVYDVPNSFVAEFGLACNDWKATLVGTIHCFGSMVGQLLQGQISDRFGRKTAAVFAGTMGAVLGLAKSCANSYWLYIVLEGLEAAIGDALSPMFMLSIEIVEKKRAVLYQMILLNFYTVGQIIMPFIAWTVPYWRNFLRVIYAPTLIILTYSFFLDESIRWLFSKGKKEQGIKLIEKIAKRNNVKIDKNLLNKLDYSEEKTSNKLNDRKLLMKTFRSKIMMQRFLVCMVWWFTITLINYGMMISSVLINGNKYLNFALLILMDIPANIFYWLALAKYKRKLPLIASFIVGGVFCISQPFMPKGLAWLGLALFMAFEMLATFSYNIVYMYTSELFPTYTRNSMHSICSAVGRVGSLLAPQTPLLMTYWSGLPALIFGLTSLVSGALTLFMPETARTQLPDTIREAETIGKRKYKHDPAEEALKGT
- the LOC126774979 gene encoding solute carrier family 22 member 1-like isoform X1 translates to MSNKMNQEVPLKEIEEEPVQLDEVLSKLGAFGKHQLLTMCMLALVYSTNSMYNVNYVFAVEDVNYRCQVPECESVITSFAAPWHNITSLDLENEGLKQCFRHPPLNHQCLVFNTNRTTACTEWVYDVPNSFVAEFGLACNDWKATLVGTIHCFGSMVGQLLQGQISDRFGRKTAAVFAGTMGAVLGLAKSCANSYWLYIVLEGLEAAIGDALSPMFMLSIEIVEKKRAVLYQMILLNFYTVGQIIMPFIAWTVPYWRNFLRVIYAPTLIILTYSFFLDESIRWLFSKGKKEQGIKLIEKIAKRNNVKIDKNLLNKLDYSEEKTSNKLNDRKLLMKTFRSKIMMQRFLVCMVWWFTITLINYGMMISSVLINGNKYLNFALLILMDIPANIFYWLALAKYKRKLPLIASFIVGGVFCISQPFMPKGLAWLGLALFMAFEMLATFSYNIVYMYTSELFPTYTRNSMHSICSAVGRVGSLLAPQTPLLMTYWSGLPALIFGLTSLVSGALTLFMPETARTQLPDTIREAETIGKRKYKHDPAEEALKGT